A region of Macaca thibetana thibetana isolate TM-01 chromosome 20, ASM2454274v1, whole genome shotgun sequence DNA encodes the following proteins:
- the HSD11B2 gene encoding 11-beta-hydroxysteroid dehydrogenase type 2: MERWPWPSGGAWLLVAARALLQLLRSDLRLGRPLLAALALLAALDWLCQRLLPPPAALAVLAAAGWIALSRLARPQRLPVATRAVLITGCDSGFGKETAKKLDSMGFTVLATVLELNSPGAIELRTCCSPRLRLLQLDLTKPGDISRVLEFTKAHTTSTGLWGLVNNAGHNEVVADAELSPVATFRSCMEVNFFGALELTKGLLPLLRSSRGRIVTVGSPAGDMPYPCLGAYGTSKAAVALLMDTFSCELLPWGVKVSIIQPGCFKTESVRNVGQWEKRKQLLLANLPQELLQAYGKDYIEHLHGQFLRSLRLAMSDLSPVVDAITDALLAARPRRRYYPGQGLGLMYFIHYYLPEGLRRRFLQAFFISHCLPRALQPGQPGATPPQDAAQDPNLSLGPSPAVAR, translated from the exons ATGGAGCGCTGGCCTTGGCCGTCGGGCGGCGCCTGGCTGCTCGTGGCTGCCCGCgcgctgctgcagctgctgcgcTCAGACCTGCGTCTGGGCCGCCCGCTGCTGGCGGCGCTGGCGCTGCTGGCCGCGCTCGACTGGCTGTGCCAGCGCCTGCTGCCCCCGCCGGCCGCACTCGCCGTGCTGGCCGCCGCCGGCTGGATCGCGTTGTCCCGCCTGGCGCGCCCGCAGCGCCTGCCGGTGGCCACTCGCGCGGTGCTCATCACCG GCTGTGACTCTGGTTTTGGCAAGGAGACGGCCAAGAAACTGGACTCCATGGGCTTCACGGTGCTGGCCACCGTATTGGAGTTGAACAGCCCCGGTGCCATCGAGCTGCGTACCTGCTGCTCCCCTCGCCTAAGGCTGCTGCAGCTGGACCTGACCAAACCAGGAGACATTAGCCGTGTGCTAGAGTTCACCAAGGCCCACACCACCAGCACTG GCCTGTGGGGCCTGGTCAACAACGCAGGCCACAATGAAGTAGTTGCTGATGCGGAGCTGTCTCCAGTGGCCACTTTCCGTAGCTGCATGGAGGTGAATTTCTTTGGCGCACTCGAGCTGACCAAGGGCCTCCTGCCCCTGCTGCGCAGCTCAAGGGGCCGCATCGTGACTGTGGGCAGCCCAGCGG GGGACATGCCATATCCATGCTTGGGGGCCTATGGAACCTCCAAGGCGGCTGTGGCGCTACTTATGGACACATTCAGCTGTGAACTCCTTCCCTGGGGGGTCAAGGTCAGCATCATCCAGCCTGGCTGCTTCAAGACAG AGTCAGTGAGAAACGTGGGTCAGTGGGAAAAGCGCAAGCAATTGCTGCTGGCCAACCTGCCTCAAGAGCTGCTGCAGGCCTATGGCAAGGACTACATCGAACACTTACATGGGCAGTTCCTGCGCTCGCTACGCCTGGCCATGTCCGACCTCAGCCCAGTTGTAGATGCCATCACAGATGCGCTGCTGGCAGCTCGGCCCCGCCGCCGCTATTACCCCGGCCAGGGCCTAGGGCTCATGTACTTCATCCACTACTACCTGCCTGAGGGCCTGCGGCGCCGCTTCCTGCAGGCCTTCTTCATCAGTCACTGTCTGCCTcgagcactgcagcctggccagcctggcgCTACCCCACCACAGGACGCAGCCCAGGACCCAAACCTGAGCCTCGGCCCTTCCCCAGCAGTGGCTCGGTGA